The Candidatus Neomarinimicrobiota bacterium genome segment TTATGGGGAGGCTTCTTGAGGGGAAAGTAAGCTACGTTCCTGACACTACCGTCTTTACGTTGCGATATCCCGCCATGTTTCGTTTAGGCTTTTCGAAAAAATTTGATGAAGACTTGCTCATTGCCAGTGATCTTGTGGCCGGTTTCGACGATCGTTTAAATATCCGCAATCAGTGGATATGGTCTATCGGCCTCCAGTTCAGCAGGTTTAAGAGTATTCCGCTTCGTGTGGGATACACTTGGGGAGGGAGATCTTTTAATCAAACCGGTTTTGGCATAGGGCTGGAGAAGGGTCCTATTATGATGGACTTTGCTTTTGCCTTCAGGAACGGTCTATGGGTAAACAGCATGAAAGGACTCACTTTTTCAATGGCTTTTGCAATGACCAGTTTTAAGGGAAGAAAAGAGAAGACGGAGCCGAAAGCAGAAGAAGGTCCTTTACCTGAGCCCGAAGGTGAGCCCGAGACTGGAGTCAATAAAGTTCAATTCCGCAGCTACGCGAAGACGTCTGGCCCATCTTAGCTTCTATCACGATCGATCTGTAGACTTTACTTTCTAGAGAGAATGATCAGCAAGATACCGCCTGCCAGAAAGACTATATTCCCGATCCATGCCGACAGCATCGGTTCCAATATGCCTTTGTAACCGAGTGTCTGTCCAAATCTTATAAAGGCGTAATAGCCAAAAATAACGAATACACTCATGCCTGCCCCGAAGGCTATTCCGCCGTTCTGTTTCGAAGCAACAAGAGGAAACGCAAAAAGTACAACAATTAAGTTTGTGAGGGCAAAAGAGACCTTACCATAAAGATTGACCTCCCATCTCGTTGTGTCGACACCACTCTCGACCAGTTCCTCAATAAAAACCTTCAGTTGTGCATAGTTCTTTTCTTCTGGCGATATGGCCTCCCTCTCCAGGTCTTCGGGCGTAAAGTCGATGGTCAGAAGTGTGTCTTTTCGGGATAGCTGGACGTTGGACTCGAAGCCGTCAGGGTGGAAACTCCTGAGTGCATAAGTCTTCACGTGCCACCCTTCTTCCTTTTCATTCCACGACATTGAGTTGGCGTCAATCCTCTGTATTAGCCGACCGTCTTCCAGAAACTGCATGGCTACCCCCATAGCCTTCTTAAGCTTAGGCTGGTAACGATCGATTGCGATGTGAAATTGATCTGATTTCTGAAGAAAGATATTTCGCTTGCGGGTGTTATATCGTTTGCGGCGTGTTTTTATAACGTGCTCTTTTTCGATGACTTTCCTTTTCTGATTGCCAACGGTGACAACTTGATCATCGAAGAAGAATGAGAGAATACTGATGATTATGGAACAGATGATGAGAGGCGCAACTATCCGGTAAAGCGATACGCCGGCCGATTTCATAGCCGTCAGCTCATTACGCTTGGAGAGGAGACCGACGGTAAAGATAGTAGAAATCAGAACCGCCATGGGTAATGCTATGCTTATAAACCAGGGGGAGGCATAGATATAGTATGAAACGATAATGTTGATGGGTACCGCGGCATCAATAAAACGATCGAGATTTTCCACGGCATCAACAATCACGAATACAGCCCAGAAGCCGACGAGAGCTCCCACCAACATCAGGAGAAACTCCTTGATCATATAGAAATCTATCCGTTTCATGGCAAAACCAAATTAAGCAGGCAGTCGCCTTTTTCAGAATGAAAATTTACTTTTTTCGCCAGTGAAGCTCTTCTATATTGCGACTCTTCGTGAGTATCCCAATCAGAACAGTTTTTGTAATTTTGCTGGCCGTCACGGCTGTGGTGGTGGAGTTTGCCCTGCCGGACGATCTGTTAAATGATAACTTTTTCCCAGGCATCCTGTCGCTACTGCCTCCTCTGATTGCCATTGCGATGGCCCTCATTACCCGCGAAGTGATCATCTCTCTGTTTTGCGGTGTCTGGATTGGTGCTGTGCTGCTGCAGGATCTTCACCCCATCTCCGGTCTGGCAAGAACTCTTGACACCTATCTGGTGAATGCCATGGCGGACGAATCCCATGCCGCCATAATCCTTTTCAGCCTCGGCTTTGGCGGTATCATCGGTCTCGTCAGTGCCAACGGCGGTATGAAGGGAATTGTGGAAAGTATCTCACAATATGCCCGCACCGCCCGCAGCACACAATTGGCAACTATGGCAATGGGCGTCATGATCTTCTTTGATGATTACTCAAACACGCTTTTTGTCGGCAATATGATGCGCCCGTTTACTGACAGGCTTCGAGTGTCGCGGGAAAAGCTGTCGTATCTGGTAGACTCCACCGCCGCTCCGGTGGCTAGCCTGGCTATTATTAGTACATGGTCAGTCTTCCAGATGTCACTCCTGAACGATCCGTATGAGAAGTTCAATGTGACGGAGAGCCCTT includes the following:
- a CDS encoding LptF/LptG family permease; amino-acid sequence: MKRIDFYMIKEFLLMLVGALVGFWAVFVIVDAVENLDRFIDAAVPINIIVSYYIYASPWFISIALPMAVLISTIFTVGLLSKRNELTAMKSAGVSLYRIVAPLIICSIIISILSFFFDDQVVTVGNQKRKVIEKEHVIKTRRKRYNTRKRNIFLQKSDQFHIAIDRYQPKLKKAMGVAMQFLEDGRLIQRIDANSMSWNEKEEGWHVKTYALRSFHPDGFESNVQLSRKDTLLTIDFTPEDLEREAISPEEKNYAQLKVFIEELVESGVDTTRWEVNLYGKVSFALTNLIVVLFAFPLVASKQNGGIAFGAGMSVFVIFGYYAFIRFGQTLGYKGILEPMLSAWIGNIVFLAGGILLIILSRK